The window ACGGTGATGACGTTCAAGTCGAGTCCTTCGGCTTCGACGGTGCCGTCTTTCAGCGGCTGCAAATAGTCATACTTGTCGAAGGCGATGGTGAGTTTTAGTTTAGCCATGTTGGTTCCTCTTATAGTTTTTTGCCGAAGACGCGATCGATGAAGCCACGCAGCATGCCTTGCACCAGCACGCCGCCGCCTTGCACGTAGACCAACGTGGCGTCGATGCCGTGCTTTTTCAGAAAGCCCATATCGCGGGGGACCCACAACGCCGTGTTGTTGAGCGTCATGGTCGAGTAGGCGAGGTAGCTTTCCTTGCTCGAACTGGGGCTGGAAAAGGATAGCGTGAAGGCAAAAGCACAGATAGCCAGAGCGAATTTCGTCATGGCGCGATCATAAAAGCGCGCTAGCGCGCTGTCAACGAACTTGGCCCTTCTGCAGCAGCTCTTCGACCAGCGTCGCATCGGCCACTTGGGTCCACGGAATGGTGGCCGCGCCTTCGGAGTCGAGAATGGCGCGCACGGCGTCGGCAGTGACGCGCAGGTCGTCGATGATCAACGGGGCGTAGACGTTGTAAGATTCCACCGCTGTTGCCTCATCGGTGCCGAAGAACTGCCGCATGAACTGCACCGCTTCGCTTTTCTGAGTCTTGATCCAGCGCATGGCCTCCATTTGGGCCAGGATCATGCGTTTGATCGACTCGCGCTCGCGCTGAATCTTCGCAGTTGTCGTTGACAAACCGGTGAAGGGAATGTGCAGCACGTCGCCGGCGCTGCCGAGAAAGCGATAGCCCTGCTGCTTGGCCAAAACGGAATGGGGCAGGGATAGCGTCGCCGCGTCCATCTGCCCAGAGAGCAGCGATTGAAAGCGCGTTTCGGAAGCGCCGACGGAGAGCATGGCGACGTCCCGGCGCGGATCGAGCCCGGCCTTTTGCAAGAGCGCGCGGGCGACCAACTCGTCGGTGGCGCCGACATTGGAGATGGCGATCTTCTTGCCTTTTAACTCAACGAGGGATTTGTAGCTGCCGCGCGCCACCAGAGTATGAAATGACGATTTCAAGCCGATGGTGACGAGCTTCAGCGGCAAGCCCTTCACCGCCGAGCGGATCACCGTGCTTGTCATCATCGAGTAATCGATCTCGCCTGCTTGCACGGCGACCACCGACAGGTTGGGGCGAATCGTGATCACTTCGGAGTCGAAGCCCTGTTTGCGGAAGAAGCCCTTTTCGTGGGCCGCCCAGACGTCGAAGAACCCGATCGATTTAGACGACACGCCGATGCGGACGCGCTCGCGCGGCCGCTCCGCGGCGAGCGACGAAGTCGCGACAAGCAGCAAGACAAGGGACAGAGAAAAGCACCTTCGCTGATTCATAACCCAAGAAAGTAGCAGGGGTTGCGGCCCGTGTCGATTGGGGCGTGCTCACATTTGCTCACATTGACACGCCAACGACGCAGGTGCTAAGGGAAAACCACCTTCACAGTGAAAGGAGTGTATTATGCGATTCCAAAACAAGTCGGTCATCATCACGGGTGGCGGCGGCAAGATCGGCAAAGCCTACGCGATGGGGTTCGCCAAAGAGGGAGCGAAAGTCGCGCTGCCGGACATCGCCAGCGCCGATCACGTCGTCAAAGCGATCAAAGATATGGGCGGCACGGCGATCAGCATGGCCTGCGACGTGTCGGACGAGAAGAGCGTCAAGGCAATGGTCGATCAGGTGGCCAAAGAGTTCGGCAGCGTCGATGTGCTCGTCAACAACGCTGCGTATTTTATGACGGTTAAGAAAAGCGTGTTCTGGGAAATGGAAGTCGACGAATTCGACAAAGGCATGGCCGTCAACGTGCGCGGATCGTGGCTCTGCGCCAAAGCGGCATTCCCACATATGAAGCAAGCGGGCAAAGGCAAAATCATCAATATCTCTTCGGGGACTGCTTTGAATGGCGGCCAGAACTACATTCACTACGTGACCTCAAAAGGGGCGTTGATCGCCATGACGCGGGCGATGGCGAAAGAGTTAGGCGACTACAACATTTGCGTGAATACGGTGGCGCCGGGGTTTGTCGTCACCGAAGGACGTGCGGTGGACGCAGCGTTTAACGCCAGCCGCGTCGCCAATCGGGCGTTGAAGCGCGTCCAGGTGGAGAACGACTTGGTCGGCACCGTGATGTTTCTCGCCTCGTCCGAGAGCGATTTTATGACTGGGCAATTGTTGAACGTCGACGGTGGGGCGCATTTTGTGGGGTAGAATAGTTTAGGCATGTTTTGTTCCCCCCTTTGAAAAAAGCGGGGCTAGGGGGGATTTGCGAATAGGTGCAAAAGAAAATCCCCCTCGGTGCCGCTTTTTCAAAAGGGGAAGTTGAAATCTTGCTGAGGTAAGTGATGCTTTTTTGGGCGAAGAAAGAGTTCTTGCTGTTGGGTATTCTTGTAATTGCCACCCCTTGTTTTTTGGTTTCGCCGGCCTCGGCGCAGAAGCTCACCATCGCTTGGACTTCGGTGAGCGCGTTTAACTCACCGTTTTGGATCATGCCGGACGCGGGGTTTTATAAGCAGGAAGGGATGGACGTCGACACGCTGTTCATTCTCAGTTCGCCGACGGCGGCGAAGGCGACGCTGGCGGGGGATATTTCGATCAGCTCACAGAACAGTCAGGTGGTATCGGACTCCGGTTTGGCGGGTGGCGACCTGGTCGCCATGGGAGCGGTGGTCAATATGGTGCCGTTTTACATCATGTCGATTCCTGAGGTGAGAACCGTTGCTGACCTCAAGGGGAAGTCGGTCGGTATTTCTCGCTTTGGCGCTGCCTCAGATTTTGGCACCCGGATGTTTCTGGGCAAGCACGGCCTGGAGGCCGGCAAGGATGTGCCGTTCATACAGATCGGCGGGCAGCCCGAGATTGCGGTGGCCCTGTCGAAGAAACTGATCGCCGCCGCGGCGATGTCGCAGCCGTCGGCGGCTGTGGCCGAGCAACAGGGCGCGCGGCTATTGGCCAATATGGTGAAGGATGAGATCCCTTTTGTGCACCTGGCGATCACCACGACTAAGAGATTCCTGAAAGAAAAAAGACCGCAAGCGAAGGCGTTCCTGCGCGCCTATGCCCGTTCGATGCATTTTCTTTACAACCGCAAAGAAGAAACCTTGGCGATTATTCAGAAGTACACTAAAGTGAAGGACCCGAAGATTCTCGACGCCACGCTCAAATATGGCTATGAGTTCATGGAAAAAATCCCACTCGTCAAGCCCGCCGGCTTTCAAGTCACTCTCGATGAGATTGCGCGGACCAATCCGAAAGCCAAACAATTTAAGCCAGCGCAGTTCTACGACAACAGCGTGGTGCAGGAGTTGGTGGATGAGGGGTTCTTCACCAAGCTTTGGGGGAAAGCGCCTTGACGGAAGATGAATGGGTGTTGGAGTAGTGGAGTGATGGGATTTCGGACGATATTCGCCTGGTCGGTGATTTTCTTTGCTGGGCTTTGGTCGACGCCCGCCGATGCGCAGAAGCTGATTGCCGCGTGGTCGTCGGTGAGTGCGGTGAACTCGCCGCTTTGGATCATGCACGACGCGGGCTTCTTCAAGCAGGAAGGTCTCGATGTCGATCTGATTTTCGTCCTCAGCTCACCGACCGTGGCGAAAGCGACGCTCGCGGGCGAGGTCGCCGTTTCTGGCGCCAACAGCCAGGTGGTGGTCGACTCGGGTTTGGCCGGCGCCGATTTGATTGCCATGGGCGCGATGTCGAACGTCGTGGCGTTTTACATCATGGGCAACCCCGATATTAAAACCGTTGCCGATCTGCGCGGCAAAACCGTCGGTATCACCCGTTTCGGGTCGTCGAGCGATTTTGGCATGCGCATGCTGCTCGCCAAGCATGGGCTTGAGGCCAACAAAGATGTCGCTTTCGTGCAGATCGGCGGCATGCCGGAGATTGCCGCGGCGTTGTCGAAGAAGATCATTGCCGCGGCGCCGATGTCGCAGCCCATGGCCTACGTGGCGGAGCAAGGCGGAGCCAAGGTTTTGGCTAATCTCGCGAGCGAAGAAGTGCCGTTCATGCACATGGGCTTTACCACCACGCGCAAGTTTTTGAAAGAAAAACGCAGCCAAGCGAAGGCGATGATCCGTGCCTACGGCCGCGCGCTGCACTTTCTACACACGCGCAGGGAGCAGACCCGAGCCATCTTCGCGCGCTACACCAAGATCAACGACGTGGGCATGCTCGACGGCAGCATCAAGTACGGCCAAGATTTTCTTGAAAAGATTCCGTTTGTGAAACCTGCGGCGTTTCAGGTGACGCTCGATGAAGTCGCGCGGAGCAACCCCAAAGCCAAACAGGCCAAGCCGCAGCAATTTTACGATAACAGTTTGGTTCAAGAAGTGGTCGACGAGGGGTTTTTCACCAAACTGTGGGGGCGTGGCCTTTAGAGATCCGACCGATCGGACTGATCCGACGGATCATCTGATCTTGATGCAAGGCAGGTTTAAGATGCTGTTTCTTAACAACGACGACGTCAAGCAAGTGCTGACCATGGAAGTCACGATGAACGCGCTCGACAAGGCGTATCGCGAGCTCGCTGTCAACGAGGCGGTGTGCCGGCCGCGCATCGATATTCAGATTCCCACGCCCGACTCCGACAAGATCTACCAATGGGGGACCATGGAGGGCGGCTCGACCTCCGGTTATTTCGCGATTCGCATGAAGTCAGACGTGATCTACGAGACCGAGTATCAAGGCGCGATCACGCAGGAGAAATACTGCGTGCAGCCCGGCACGTTCTGCGGGCTGATTTTGCTCAACAGCACCAAAAACGCCGAGCCGTTGGCGCTGATCAACGACGGCTATTTGCAGCACATGCGCGTCGGCGCCGACTCCGGCATCGGCGCGAAGTACATGGCGCGCGAAGATGCCACGGTAGTGGGCATGATCGGCTCGGGCGGCATGGCGCGCTCGCATGTCGAGTCGTTTCTCTTGGCGCGGCCGAAGTTAAAAAAGATTCAGGTCTACAGCCCGACCAAAGCTAATCGGGAAGCCTACGCCAAGGAGATCAGTGAGCAGTATGGGCTTGAAGTCGTGCCCATGAGTAATCCGCGCGACGTCTACAAAGGCGCGCATATCGTTGCGGGCTGCACCGATTCCGCCGTGCCGATCGTCATCGGCAAATGGCTGGAAGAGGGGACGCATGTCACCTGCGTCGGCGGTCATCCCGACGAAGACACGCTCAAGCGAATAGACGTTTCGCTGCGTTTAGGCACCGCACCCGCGCCCTGGGGCTTGCCGCAGTTTGGCGTCGATGATGAATATATTACCTACGCCGCGCGACCCAAAGAGAACGCCGGGTTTCAGATGAAGCGGTCGGGGCAGCGCGGCCATGGTGTGATCGCCGAAGATCGCGCTGTGTTTTTATCCGAGATTCTCGCGGGCACGAAGCGAGGCCGCGCGTCTGACAAGCAAGTTACTTATTCGGAGCGCGGCAATATTCAAGGCGCGCAGTTCTTCGCGGTGGCGGGGAAGGCTTTCGAGTTGGCCAAAGAACGTAAGCTCGGAAGAGAACTGCCGACCGAGTGGTTTTTGCAGGATATACGGGACTGAGTAGACCGGAGGCATGTTCGTGCAGGGGCGACCGGTTGGTCGCCCACGTTGGGCACATAGACAAGTAGGGAAGGAAGCGAAACCACGGATGCCCATTTTCTTAAACAACGACGACGTCGAACAAATCATCACCATGAAAGACACGATGGACGCGCTGGAAACGCTCTATCGGGAGATGGGCCAAGGCGTGGCGATCACCGCGCCGCGCTCGGATGTGCACAGCCCGACGGCGGCGGCGCAGAGTGCTGAGGGGCCGATGGCGCATTATCTAAAAAGCATGAGCGGCGCTTCGCCGCATTTCGGCACGGCGGCGCTGCGCTTTTCTTCCGACATCGTCGCCTGGCGCGACACCGGGGGCGGCATGCGGCGGGAAAAAATTCCGTCGCTGCCAGGCGAGCGATGGATGGGCATCGTTATGTTGTTCAGCTCGTCCAACGGCGAGCTGCTGGCGATCATAAACGACGGCGTGTTGCAGCGCTTCCGCGTCGGCGGCGCCAACGGCGTTTCGACTAAGTATCTGGCGCGGCAAAACGCCGAGACCGTCGGCCTGGTTGGCTCCGGCTGGCAAGCGGGCACGCAGGTGCTCGCTGTCTGCGAGGCGCGCAAAATCAAGAAGATCAAAGTCTTCAGTCCGACTAAAGTCAACCGCGAAAAATTCGCCAAGGAGACGAGTCCACTGGTTGGCATCGACATCACGCCGGTGGATTCCTACGAAGAGGCGGTCAACAACGTCGACATCATTATTACTTCGACCAACTCGCGCAAAGCGTTTCTCGGAAAGTGGGCGTTAAAAGAAGGCATGCATATCAGCAGCATGCAGCGCGACGAGTTCGACGACGAAGCGCTGCTAACCTGCAAGCCGCTGGTGCTGCATTCGCACATGACGGAAAATAACGTTACGTCCGCCGCGCTGGCGCATTTCGAACGGGAAGATTTCAAGCTGCGCGATCACCCCACCGAGCGCGGCATCGATTGGAAGTCGCTGCCGACCATAGCCGATTTACTTTGCGGGCGCGTCAAAGGACGGGAGAGCGAGCAGCAGATCACCGGCTTCGTCAACAACATCGGCATGGGCGCGCAGTTCGCCGCCGTTGGCAAAAGAGTCTACGACGCGGCGAAGGCGAAGGGGCTGGGCCGGGAAGTGCCGCTCGATTGGTTTACTCAGGACGTGCATCCTTGAGCGCTGGCGGTTCAGGGTATTGAAGAGACGCTTCATAGTTCAGGAGTCGATGATGGTGTGGTTACGCCTTGGGTTCGTTCTGACGTTGGCTGTTTCTTTTGTGAATGGTGCCGCAGCTCAGAATAGAGTCTTGCTCGGCTACTCCTCTCTGAGCTCTAACCAGACGCCGATTTGGGTCGCCAAAGAAGGAGGCTTGTTCAAGCGGTTTGGCGTCGATGTCGATTTGATCTTGATCGAAGGCGGCACGCGCGGCGCGCAGGCGTTGATTTCCGGCGACCTGCCGATGATGGGTATGGCTGGCCAGGCCGTGATCAGTTCGCGGGCGCGCGGCGGCGATCTGGTCGTCGTTGGCGGCGTCGTCAATAAGATGAACTACATCTTTGTCGGCTCACCGAGCGTAAAATCACCTCAAGACCTGAAGGGTAAACGAATCGGCATCAGCCAGATCGGCACTGCGTCCTATCATGCGGTGGTCTTGGCATTGAAGCAGTGGAAGCTCGATGCGCGCCGCGACGGCATTACGATTCTTCAAGTTGGCAGTCAAGCGGCGCGCGTCTCGTCGATGAACTCCGGCGGGACCGACGCGATTATCGTCAACCCCGGACTCAACGTGGCGATGAAGCAGCGCGGATATAACATCATCGCCGACTTTAGCGAGCTGCCGATACCCTATCCTTTACAAGTGATGGCGACGCGCGAACGGTTTCTCAAGACGGAACCTGATTTGGCGGAACGCCTGCTCAAAGCAGTGGTGGCGGCGAACACGTTTACCATCGATCCCAAGAACAAGCCGCGGGTCAAGGCGGCGATTGCCAAGTATCTGCGCTTGCCCGGTATCGATGCCGCCGAGGAGCAGTACAAGTCCGGCCTTGCAGTGCTGCCGAAGAAGCCCTATGTCGACGTTGCCGGGATATCGGCGATGATCGAGTTTCTTGCCGAGAGCGATCCGAGCGTAGCGAAGATCAAACCGGAGCAAGTGATCAATCACACGATTATGAAGAAGCTTGATGATACAGGGTTCATCGAGCATCCGTTTGCCAAGTAGGTTGCGGACGCAATGAATCGCGCCCCTTATCCGGGTCACTATTCGCTCCAGCTCGCCTCCGCCGCGACATTCTGCCCAGCGATCTTACCTGCCACAAAACACTCCGTGATATTTCCCGCCTCCAAATACAGATGCCCGTAGATCGAGCTAATCTCGCCGGCGACATACAGCCTTGGTATAGGCTTCTTCATCGGATCGAGCACGCGCTGCTTGACGTCGTGTTCGGGGCCGCCCTGGGTGTTATTCACGATCGGCCAGGCTTCCATGACGTAGAACGGGCCGTTCTTGATCGGCATCATCGTTTTTGGCGGGCGCTTCTGATCTTCGTCTTGGCCCTTGTCGCAGAGCTCGTTCCAGCGCTGCACCGTCGCGCGCAGCACTTTGGGATTGACGTCGATCTGCGCGGCGATGTCTTCCAGCGAGTTGCCTTTTTTGATCCAGCCTTTGTTTATCTCGGCTAAGTTGTCGTCGCTCCAACTGGCGTCGTAACGCTCGTCGTTGACGATCGGGATGCCGATGGGCCCTAGCTTGCGGCCTTCTTCGTCGAAGATCAGATAGCACGGGATGCGCGGGTAGTCCTGAATGTCGGCGTCGTAGTATTCCAGCGGCCGGGTGCCAGTGTCTTGGGGCGCGGGGGGATACTCGTCCATGAAGCGCTTGCCGAATTTGTCGACGGCGATCCAGATCATTTTGCGATTTTCATTTCTCGGCCCGGCCCAGACATGACGGATGGCGAAGGGCAGCTCGGCGAATTTGAAACCGTAGCCGCCGTGAAAGTGCCACATATGCCACAAACCGGCGCCAGCTTTCTGCGCCATCTTGACGCCGTCGCCGGTGTTGCCGAGGTAGACCGGATAGACCGGTTGCGCCTCGAAGTATTGCAGCTTCATGGCGTCGTCGTTTTCGTAGCCGCCGCAGGCGAGGATGACGCCTTTCTTGGCTTTGATGTTGAGCGTCTTGCCCTCGTGTTCGATTTTCATGCCGATGACTTCGCCGTCGCCGTTTAGGATGAGCTCTTTGGCTGGGCTCGATAGCCAAGTTTCGATCTTGCGCACGTTGACGTTGTCGTAGACTACTTTGAACAAGCGCGCACCGCCGCGCAGTCCCTTGGCCCAGGGAAACTCGTCGTAGGCTTGAAAGTCTTTGAGCTTGATCGAATCGATCTCGTTGGTTCCGGGAAACGGATACGTGCCATGGCCGCGGGTTTCAGTCTTGGTCGGCTCGGTGCCACTGACTCTGGCGAGCTCGGTCACCCAGGGGATCATGCCAACCATTTCTTCGGCCATCTTGCGCAGAATGTCATCGGGCGTGGTGCCGTTGCAGGTGCGCTTCAAATATTGAAAAGCACCCTCGGCGTTGTGCGCAAAGGCCACGCCGCCGCCGGAGAGAATCGAGATGCCGCCGGGGTGGGGCATCTTTTCGATGAGCAAAACCTTTGCGCCGGCGTCGTGCGCCGTAATCGCCGAAATGCCGCCCGCCGCGCCGAAGCCGACGACTATGACGTCGACGTTTTTGTCCCAGTGAATTTCTTTGCCGTTTGTTGCCATCTAACTAACTCCGTTTCTCTTGTCCGAAACCCGAAACCAACTCCCCTTACAGCCGCTCTTCGAGCCAATCCAACATATTCGGCAAATTGTGCGCCCAGTAGTCATGGCTGCAATGAATCCTGCCGCCACCGTCTTCTTCGCCGTAGATTTTTAGTGTCTTATCAGTGGCACCGATTTCGTTGAATAACTTTTTCGCGCCTTCCACTGACATCAGCGTGTCTTTGTCGCCGTGGGTTATCAAAGTCGGGCAAGTGATGTTTTTCGCCACGCCCGCCATGGTGAAATCTTTCAACAGTTCGCGGGCTTTTTCGTGGCTCATGCCGCCCAAAAGTCGCTGGCACACCGGCTGGAGGTGCAGGCACCAATCGTAGAGGTCGTCGAGGATGCTGTAGCAGCCGCTCCAGGCGACCAGCGCTTTCAAACGCTTTTCAAACGCCGCAACGCGCGGTGCGTAGTAGCCGGCCATGCTGATTCCTAGCAGCGCGACACGACTTGGATCAACCTCCGGTCGCGAGACCAGATAATCGATGCAGGCTTTGCCCGGCACTTCGTAATCGGGGCGGGTCTTGATGTTTTTCAAGTAAATCGACGAGCCGCGCCCTGGCGTGTCGACGAGCAGCATGGCCCAGCCGCGATCGAGCATCTGTTTGCCGCCGAAGTAGATTTCTTCAGCGTAGGCATCGGCGCCGCCGAGAAAGAGCACCGCCGGCCATTTGCCCGGTTTCGGGTTTACCGGGTGGCAAAAATATCCGTCGTACTCTTCACTCCCGCAGCGAACCTTGACGACTTCGATCTTTGGCTCGTGCAGTTGGATCCCTCTGCGAAAATTTTCCTGCGATTTAAGAAAACGCTCGCGCCGCTGCGGTTCTTCGGCGATCGTGAGCAGGACATCGGACATGCGGTAGTAATTGCTGGCGTGAAAGAAATTTTGCTTGGCCGTGCGCTGCCGGCCGGCGGCCAGGGCTTGCTGCGCGCGCGCTTCGGTCTTTTGCGCCAGAGCCAGCCATTCACGCTCCCAACTATCGCGATCGCCAGGTTCGACGTTTTTCATGGCGCGGGCGATGTCAAAAACATCGCCGCCGCCTTGCTGCGCCTGCGCGACTAGGCGCAGGGTGTGGCCGCCAAAAGGATGGTTGGGAAAAAGAAAATCGAACATGACTGCCTCCGCGAGAACGATTTCTTATAGCGTGCGAAGAAGGTCTTATACAAGGTGTTGCCGGGACACTCTATTGACACGACAAAGGGGTTACGAAATAACTTTCACTGAGCCTGAAATTTTTGGAGGAAGTTGTTTAATGAAAGACGGTTTTAGGATTCTCGATTCTGACATGCATCTGCGCGAGCCGGCGGACTTATGGGATAAGTACTTGGAGCCCGAGTGGCGTGACCGAGGGCCGAAGATTTTGAGCTCCACCGCGCGCAGCTCGGCGATGGTGATGCTCGATGGCAAAATTCTCGATGGTTATAAGCCCGCATATCGCGGCGGTATTTATGACGCGACTCGAATCGATCAAGAGATTGCTGAGTTTCGTAAAGATGGTTTCAACGCCAAGACCCAGCTGGAGGCGATGGATCGTGAAGGCCTAGACGTCGCGTCGCTTTATCCCTCGATCGGTTTGGGCATCATGATGCGCAGCGAGATGGACCCGAAACTTGGCGCTGCGGTAGCGCGGGCTTACAACAATTGGCTTTATGATTTTTGCCAAGAAGACCCCAAACGTCTAAAAGGTGTCGGCATGCTTTCGTTCCACGATCCCAACGAAGCCGTAAAAGAGGCGCAGCGCTGCGTTGGCAAGTTGAGTTTTGTCGGTGTGTTTGCCCGGCCCGAGCCCCTGCATGATTTGCCGTGGCATTCGCGCTACTTCGATACGGTGTGGTCGTGTCTAGAAGAGTTGGGTGTGCCGATGGGATTTCACTCAGCGACCTCGGCCGGTGAGGTGCCGCAGATCGGCGACCGTTTTGGCGACAATCTATTGCTGCGCCATGTCGTCTCCCATCCGATGGAAAACATGATGGCCCTGGCGGACACGATCGGTGGTGGGGTTTGCGATCGTCATCCGAAACTGAAGCTCGCGTTTCTGGAATGCTACTGCGGCTGGGTGTCGTTCTTGCTGCACCGTTTGGACAATGCCATGTCGAAGGGCCGTTTCCCGACGGCCGGTAAGTTGAAGCCGAGCGAATATTTTAAGCGCCAGTGTTGGATTTCGACGGAACATGAAAAAGAGCTGCCGATGATCATCGAACTGATCGGCGACGATCGTATCGTGTTTTCGACCGACTATCCGCACGGCGATTCCGATTTCCCTGAGGGCGTCGAGGAGTTTTTGGAACAGAAAATTTCCAAAGAGAGCAAGAAGAAGATTCTTTGGGATAATTGCGCGGCGTTGTACAACCTGTAGTTTAGTAGAAGAATTTTGGCTTTTGGATTGTCGGACAAAATCGGAATCCATTAGGCGGGGTTTCGTGCTGTGCGATCCGACAATCCAAAATCGGCAATCAAGAATCTAAAATCGAACTGGAGGTTCCTGTGGCATATCGCACCGTAGGCAAAGCGCTGCCGCGCATTGAGGGATATGGCAAAGTAACCGGGCAGACGAAGTACGCTGCCGACTTGCCGTTTGAAGGTTTGTTGTGGGCGAAGGTGTTGCGTGCTTCCTTCGCGCACGCACGCGTTGTCTGCATCGACACGTCGAAGGCCAAGGCGCTCAAAGGCGTGCGCGCGGTGCTGACCGGCGCCGATGTCAAAGATATCTACGTCGGCTCGCGTACCAAGGACCAGCCGGTGTTGGTGCAGGCCAAGGTGCGCATGGCGGGTGACGCGGTGGCGGCGGTGGCCGCAGACACGGAAGCGATCGCCGATGAGGCGATTGGGTTGATCGACGTTCAATACGAAGAACTGCCCCATGTCGACGATGCGGTGCTCGCTCTGCAGCCGTCGGCGCCGTTGATTCATGAGGATCGCGATAAATATAAATTTGCCGCCAAGCTGCCCGAGGGCATGTCCGGGCACAATCTACAATCCTACGTCCAGTGGAAGAACGGCGACGTTGAAGCTGGCTTCGCCAAAGCCGCGCGCGTCTTCGAGCATGAGTTTCGCACGCCGTTGTCGCATCACGGCTACATCGAGCCCTGTGCGAGTACCGTGTTAGTGCACGGCGACGGCCGCGTCGAAGTGTGGGCGTCGAACAAAGGGCCCTGGGGCTTGCGCGAGCAGATGGCGGAAGACTTTGGCATTCCGCAGGAGAAAATCAAAGTTCACATCGTGCACGTTGGCGGTGACTTCGGTGCGAAAGCATCGCTGATCGACGTGCCGATCTCGTACTATCTCTCGAAAGCGACCGGCAAGCCGGTGAAGCTCGTCTTCGATTACAGCGACGAATTACTGGTCGGCGGACACCGCCATCCTTCTGTGATCAGGGTCAAAACCGGCATGGCTGCCGATGGCACGTTCACCGCCGCTAAAGCGGTCATTTATTTCGCCGGCGGCGCCTACGCCTCGCAGAAGGCCAACCCGCAGGTGACTGTGCTTGGCGGGCGGCGGCTGGCGAGCATGTATCGCGTGCCGGCCATCGACGTCGAGACCTATTGTTCTTATACGAACCAATCCCCGTGCACGCAGACGCGCACACCGGGCAGCCCGCAAGTAGTTTTCGCCTTTGAATCGCAGTTGGACATCATCGCCAAGGAAATGG is drawn from Deltaproteobacteria bacterium and contains these coding sequences:
- a CDS encoding ornithine cyclodeaminase family protein — protein: MFVQGRPVGRPRWAHRQVGKEAKPRMPIFLNNDDVEQIITMKDTMDALETLYREMGQGVAITAPRSDVHSPTAAAQSAEGPMAHYLKSMSGASPHFGTAALRFSSDIVAWRDTGGGMRREKIPSLPGERWMGIVMLFSSSNGELLAIINDGVLQRFRVGGANGVSTKYLARQNAETVGLVGSGWQAGTQVLAVCEARKIKKIKVFSPTKVNREKFAKETSPLVGIDITPVDSYEEAVNNVDIIITSTNSRKAFLGKWALKEGMHISSMQRDEFDDEALLTCKPLVLHSHMTENNVTSAALAHFEREDFKLRDHPTERGIDWKSLPTIADLLCGRVKGRESEQQITGFVNNIGMGAQFAAVGKRVYDAAKAKGLGREVPLDWFTQDVHP
- a CDS encoding SDR family oxidoreductase gives rise to the protein MRFQNKSVIITGGGGKIGKAYAMGFAKEGAKVALPDIASADHVVKAIKDMGGTAISMACDVSDEKSVKAMVDQVAKEFGSVDVLVNNAAYFMTVKKSVFWEMEVDEFDKGMAVNVRGSWLCAKAAFPHMKQAGKGKIINISSGTALNGGQNYIHYVTSKGALIAMTRAMAKELGDYNICVNTVAPGFVVTEGRAVDAAFNASRVANRALKRVQVENDLVGTVMFLASSESDFMTGQLLNVDGGAHFVG
- a CDS encoding ABC transporter substrate-binding protein, which encodes MMVWLRLGFVLTLAVSFVNGAAAQNRVLLGYSSLSSNQTPIWVAKEGGLFKRFGVDVDLILIEGGTRGAQALISGDLPMMGMAGQAVISSRARGGDLVVVGGVVNKMNYIFVGSPSVKSPQDLKGKRIGISQIGTASYHAVVLALKQWKLDARRDGITILQVGSQAARVSSMNSGGTDAIIVNPGLNVAMKQRGYNIIADFSELPIPYPLQVMATRERFLKTEPDLAERLLKAVVAANTFTIDPKNKPRVKAAIAKYLRLPGIDAAEEQYKSGLAVLPKKPYVDVAGISAMIEFLAESDPSVAKIKPEQVINHTIMKKLDDTGFIEHPFAK
- a CDS encoding ornithine cyclodeaminase family protein, with the protein product MLFLNNDDVKQVLTMEVTMNALDKAYRELAVNEAVCRPRIDIQIPTPDSDKIYQWGTMEGGSTSGYFAIRMKSDVIYETEYQGAITQEKYCVQPGTFCGLILLNSTKNAEPLALINDGYLQHMRVGADSGIGAKYMAREDATVVGMIGSGGMARSHVESFLLARPKLKKIQVYSPTKANREAYAKEISEQYGLEVVPMSNPRDVYKGAHIVAGCTDSAVPIVIGKWLEEGTHVTCVGGHPDEDTLKRIDVSLRLGTAPAPWGLPQFGVDDEYITYAARPKENAGFQMKRSGQRGHGVIAEDRAVFLSEILAGTKRGRASDKQVTYSERGNIQGAQFFAVAGKAFELAKERKLGRELPTEWFLQDIRD
- a CDS encoding ABC transporter substrate-binding protein, whose amino-acid sequence is MNGCWSSGVMGFRTIFAWSVIFFAGLWSTPADAQKLIAAWSSVSAVNSPLWIMHDAGFFKQEGLDVDLIFVLSSPTVAKATLAGEVAVSGANSQVVVDSGLAGADLIAMGAMSNVVAFYIMGNPDIKTVADLRGKTVGITRFGSSSDFGMRMLLAKHGLEANKDVAFVQIGGMPEIAAALSKKIIAAAPMSQPMAYVAEQGGAKVLANLASEEVPFMHMGFTTTRKFLKEKRSQAKAMIRAYGRALHFLHTRREQTRAIFARYTKINDVGMLDGSIKYGQDFLEKIPFVKPAAFQVTLDEVARSNPKAKQAKPQQFYDNSLVQEVVDEGFFTKLWGRGL
- a CDS encoding ABC transporter substrate-binding protein, with translation MNQRRCFSLSLVLLLVATSSLAAERPRERVRIGVSSKSIGFFDVWAAHEKGFFRKQGFDSEVITIRPNLSVVAVQAGEIDYSMMTSTVIRSAVKGLPLKLVTIGLKSSFHTLVARGSYKSLVELKGKKIAISNVGATDELVARALLQKAGLDPRRDVAMLSVGASETRFQSLLSGQMDAATLSLPHSVLAKQQGYRFLGSAGDVLHIPFTGLSTTTAKIQRERESIKRMILAQMEAMRWIKTQKSEAVQFMRQFFGTDEATAVESYNVYAPLIIDDLRVTADAVRAILDSEGAATIPWTQVADATLVEELLQKGQVR
- a CDS encoding ABC transporter substrate-binding protein, with translation MLFWAKKEFLLLGILVIATPCFLVSPASAQKLTIAWTSVSAFNSPFWIMPDAGFYKQEGMDVDTLFILSSPTAAKATLAGDISISSQNSQVVSDSGLAGGDLVAMGAVVNMVPFYIMSIPEVRTVADLKGKSVGISRFGAASDFGTRMFLGKHGLEAGKDVPFIQIGGQPEIAVALSKKLIAAAAMSQPSAAVAEQQGARLLANMVKDEIPFVHLAITTTKRFLKEKRPQAKAFLRAYARSMHFLYNRKEETLAIIQKYTKVKDPKILDATLKYGYEFMEKIPLVKPAGFQVTLDEIARTNPKAKQFKPAQFYDNSVVQELVDEGFFTKLWGKAP